The following proteins are co-located in the Castor canadensis chromosome 5, mCasCan1.hap1v2, whole genome shotgun sequence genome:
- the Gp5 gene encoding platelet glycoprotein V, translated as MLRRCALLCAVLGLLRAKPFPCPQGCRCVVGDAVQCSGGNVARIAALGLPTNLTHILLFRMGQGVLQNHSFSGMTVLQRLMLSDSHIIAIAPGTFDDLVKLKTLRLSHNKITHLPGALLDKMALLEQLFLDHNALRAIDQNTFQKLVNLRELVLNRNQLSFLPATLFTKLGNLKLLDLSGNNLTHLPEGLLGAQAKLEKLLLHSNQLVSLDSGLLDNLGALMELHLSSNHLRAIVPGAFDRLGNLSSLTLSRNHLEFLPPALFLHSRRLILLTLFENPLQELPEVLFGEMAGLGELWLNRTQLRTLPAAAFRNLSHLRVLGVTLSPRLSALPEGAFQGLAELRVLALHSNGLVALPDALLRGLGHLRQVSLRHNRLRALPRALFRNLSSLETVQLDHNQLETLPGDVFGSLPQLAEVLLGHNPWLCDCGLWPFVEWLRQHLDLVGRDESPRCHGPEQRAGLSLWALLEGDPWCPSPRGAPPRPPVDSALGAPLPSLLPTGSEPWAWAQQVATGERPDHSLFWGLYFLLLAAQAVLSGIIMFAMIKIGQLVRKLIRERALV; from the coding sequence ATGCTGAGGAGGTGCGCGCTGCTGTGCGCGGTGCTCGGGCTCCTGCGCGCCAAGCCCTTCCCCTGTCCCCAGGGCTGCAGGTGCGTGGTCGGTGATGCGGTGCAGTGCTCAGGCGGCAACGTGGCACGCATCGCCGCGCTGGGCCTGCCCACCAACCTCACGCACATTCTGCTCTTCCGAATGGGCCAGGGCGTCCTGCAGAACCACAGCTTCAGCGGCATGACGGTCTTGCAGCGCCTGATGCTCTCGGACAGCCATATCATCGCCATCGCCCCCGGCACCTTCGATGACCTGGTAAAACTAAAAACCCTTAGACTGTCGCACAACAAAATCACTCATCTTCCAGGCGCGCTTCTGGATAAGATGGCGCTCCTCGAACAGTTGTTCTTGGACCACAATGCACTAAGGGCCATTGATCAGAATACGTTTCAGAAACTGGTTAACCTTCGGGAGCTCGTTCTGAACCGCAATCaactctctttccttcctgctaCCCTGTTCACGAAACTGGGGAACCTGAAGTTGTTGGATTTATCGGGAAACAACTTGACCCACCTGCCCGAGGGATTGCTTGGGGCACAGGCCAAGCTTGAGAAACTCCTGCTCCACTCCAACCAGCTCGTGTCTCTGGATTCGGGGCTGCTGGACAACCTGGGCGCCCTGATGGAGCTGCATCTGAGCAGCAATCACCTCCGTGCCATCGTCCCCGGTGCCTTCGATCGCCTGGGAAACCTGAGCTCCTTGACTCTTTCCAGGAACCACCTGGAGTTTCTGCCCCCCGCGCTCTTTCTCCATTCGCGCCGTTTGATTCTGCTGACCTTGTTCGAGAACCCGCTACAAGAGCTGCCCGAGGTGCTCTTCGGGGAGATGGCGGGCCTGGGGGAACTCTGGCTGAACCGCACCCAGCTGCGCACGCTGCCGGCCGCCGCCTTCCGGAACCTGAGCCATCTGCGTGTCCTGGGGGTGACGCTGAGCCCGCGCCTGAGCGCGCTCCCGGAGGGCGCGTTCCAGGGCCTGGCGGAGCTGCGCGTGCTCGCGCTGCACTCCAACGGCCTGGTGGCGCTCCCCGACGCCCTGCTGCGCGGCCTCGGCCACCTGCGCCAGGTGTCGCTGCGCCACAACCGGCTACGGGCTCTGCCCCGTGCGCTCTTCCGCAACCTCAGCAGCCTGGAGACGGTCCAGCTGGACCACAACCAGCTGGAGACCTTGCCTGGCGACGTGTTTGGGTCTCTGCCCCAGCTGGCGGAGGTCCTGCTGGGCCACAATCCCTGGCTCTGTGATTGTGGCTTGTGGCCGTTCGTCGAGTGGCTGCGGCAGCACCTGGACCTCGTGGGCCGAGATGAGTCCCCGCGGTGCCATGGCCCGGAACAGCGCGCCGGCCTGTCGCTCTGGGCCCTGCTGGAGGGTGACCCGTGGTGCCCGAGCCCTCGGGGCGCTCCTCCCCGCCCTCCTGTGGACAGCGCACTGGGAGCCCCGCTCCCTTCCCTGCTGCCCACCGGCTCAGAACCCTGGGCGTGGGCCCAGCAGGTGGCCACGGGAGAACGTCCAGATCACAGTCTCTTCTGGGgtctttattttctgcttttagcAGCTCAGGCCGTCCTATCCGGGATCATTATGTTTGCTATGATTAAAATTGGCCAGCTCGTTCGAAAATTAATTAGAGAGAGGGCTCTTGTTTGA